TATGTGTGGAGCAAGAAGAGACGGAtaacaatttatttattgattgttGTTTCGCAGGTGACATTTAGCGTGTAGCAGGAGTTCCTGCGCCGAGAATGGACAACAGACACATTGATGAGTGGCTTCTTCAAGCCTTGAGCGACTCAAATCTGGAAGAAATAGTTAGAATCTGTTGTGCGCTGAAAGCAATCTGGGACCACAGAAACAGAGTCctatggcacatgagatggTGGCCGGCAGACACGACTTGGCGAATCAGTTTGGAGGTTGTTCAGGACTGGAAAGCCTATCAACAGAAGGCACCAGCTTCGGGCAATCGACATATGCAAGCAACGCACATGCAGGCGGTCCCACCGACGGTCGTTCAGCCACTCCCGCGCACACAGGGCGAGCAGATGAGAGGTAACCACTTTCCGCCAAATCCTCACCAGAGATGGAACACGCCTAGCTCGGGCTTTATCAAATGCAATATTGACGGGGCGATCTTCAATGAATTAAAGAGCAGCGGCATGGGAGCGGTTATTAGGGACGAAAGGAAGCATTTCTCTTTTGTAGTAGCAGTCTTATCCCAAGTATCAAGGAGCCACGGGTCATTGATGCTCTTGGAATCTGCACGAGCTTGTTATGGATTGCTAATATGGGTTTTTCTGCTGTTAtatttgaatctgatgctaagGCTGTGGTAGATGCTATTCATTCTGAAAAGTAAGATATTTCTGAATTTGGTATGATTGTAGAAGATTGTCGAGTCCTGCTAAGATCCATCCCATCTTTTAAATTAGGTTTTATTTCTCGTTTAGCGAACAGTGTGGCTCATTTGATAGCTAGGCTtgcctgttccaatgctagcgatttcttTTCAACTATTGTACCAGAATGGCTTGTAAACACTATTTATATGGATGCAAATCCACCATCTATTTAAGTTTCACTTTCAGGTTCAAAAAAATTAGGAACATATTCCAAACACGAAACTTACAATATATGTATGCTTTTTTTTATGGTCATGAATTTAAGAAAATATTGATGCTTGGCTCCACAATATTGCAAGTTGTTTATTAGTATGCCCATGTGCATAGGGCTGTAATCGACCCGAGTCGAGCGAGCTTTGACCTGCTCCAGCTCGGTTccctataaaattaacgagctcgagtccgagccgagctttggcttgctcaacaaGCTCGAACCGAGCTTCGAACTTGTTTCGAGCACAAAATTCTCTTTgaatttggttcattaagaaaattatctaatcaTGAATTGTTTgggagtaaatcgttaattatatttgtgaaatttgctcgcaaataacttctttaattgtgtacataaatgaGTTCACAAGCAAaattcgtgaataaataaataagatgctTATAAATaattcgtctattactcatttattatgtttgtgaacgaactcatctaatagcaaatgaaatactattaagtttagatatttttgaactaacacaaaactatatagttttctacaaaactaaaatttgttcataaatgtccTAATCAAGcctgctcacgagctttcgagccgagctttggcctgctcaagcttggctcgtttacaaatcgagccagtaaatcgtgctcacgagcagctcgtttacaaatcgagccgagtcgaaCCGAGCTTTTAACGAGCCGATCactgagccgctcatgagcggctcgactCATTTACATCTCTACATGTGCAAAACGATTGCATGTTATAGTAGTTATTAGTAGGCTGAATATATCAGTTTTAGTCCAAAAAATCTGTCCGTACTCGTTAACTCTTTAAATTTACTTAAAAAGTGTGTATCGATTTATACATTTTTAGTAAGTAAATATGccttttaagcaagtttaagtgGTTAGTAtgtcaatttaagaaattttaAAGACAATAAAGCACTTTGATTAAGGTTTAGAGACTAATCAAACATTTTCGAAGTTTAGAATGTCAACAAGTTTTTGGGGGCTAGGtactattaattaattagtatcATCCCCAACTTTGAAAAATGATTAGTAGATTAATTTCTAAAATAGTTTATAAAACTCATTTCTAGACTAGTCTATTATAATATCTAAATTTTTAAAGTTTTGTTTAGTTGATTTTTCTTGTTTCCTCAACTATTTAATTTCTAGTCCAAAATCAATTTAACATACTACAAATAGGGTGTTTAGAATTTTCTTTATGTGTGCAAAAATTAAAAAGCTAAAGTAGTGAGCAAAAAAGTTGTAAATGAGTAGGAAGAGAGCAAAATGTGCCAGTGACAAAAGTgcaataatataaaaaatgtgTTGTTCTTGTAAAATTTTAATTCCAATTTAATAGTATGTGTCAAATGTTGTTACATGTGCCAAGCAAATAAGAGAATATATTAGTTCACCTTGTAATTTTGTTTGTCACATCAAATATTAAGCTACAACGACAACAAAACCTTAGTCTCGAAATGATTCGgaatcggctaacatgaaccatcatataaaatcgTAAAATCAAGTCGTGAATTATTAAGCTACAACACTTAAAACTATACAACACTTTCCAGTTACAAACTCTCTCTTAATGGCGAGTCACAATTGTCTAACCTAAGCCTAAAGACGAGTCTCACGTGTACCACCACCTTTTTAGTAAGCTACTCTAAGTTAATTTAGAGTCCGTTTGGCTACTTGTTGTTTATTGTTTCTGTTTGCTGATTGTTACAATTTGCTATGCCTTTGAAAAAAACTGCTTTCCCAAAAATCAGAGATTTCCTGCATTActtttcaactataaaaagCAAACTGGAAgtatctaaccaaacacctaaaactatGTACTTTAAAGTGAAAAGGTAACAGAACGCGAAAAGTAGATAATCAAATACCCCTTAGTTAATATGTTCAACCAAGCAAATTGTAAATTTCTCttttgataaataataataaaaactatgcTTAAATCTTTGTCCaaattttatcctttgactattTTATCACATTTGATTCATCATCTATTTCAACAATTTAAATTTGATTTGACGATATTTTAACAATAAacttgataaattttattttagagaatatttttattttttttatttttacttaattatatatttttacataaaCTTTTTTATGTAACgaataaaccttaaaatgttccACGTATCAAGTTTAATTGTCCAAAAATCACCATATATCATGGGGATAACGGTTTTGTTAAGTTTTCAttcaaattggatgaaatttcaccaattggaaTAGTTCATGAGTCAAatgtgataaaataataaatcacCAGGTCAtatgataaaattttagattaacACTTTAagtctaaaaaaatattttttgacttTAATTATCAGTTAACCTTTtgattcaaatattttattcacATGATTTCAAAGCATTTTAGATCAAGTAGTAGTTGAGGATTCAAATCATAACAACCTCATTTGCTTGTTATATTTCAAAATACGATAATATGAACATAAGTTTTGTATGTTTCAAACTAAAGAACATTTGATTGAAGGGTATATCAGAGAACAACTATTCTTGACTTTTCTTTTGTCACTGTTGGGCCAGACTTTAGGCCCAATTTGAGTTTATGAAAAAAGCCAcagttgtttttatttttaaagagcTTTAGAAGAATGATGACATCTCATATTGCTTAGAAATCacatatttataaagaaaatccTTACACATTTTTATGAAAAAGTAAAAACCTACTTGATACTCGACACCACACACGCACGCTGCCGCCGTTTATCTAATCCAAACCGGATTGGTAtagactattttttttatagaatttcggaattaatattttattaattaaatatcttttttcttttttcaaacgTCTCTTTTGATTTGGTCTTTCTGAACCAATCATTCCTATTCCCTCAGTTCCTGATTTGTCTCCCACATTCTTTTGTACCAAATTAGAGCAACAACTCTATTTTTACTctataaatattatttgttgTGATTTTCGTTTTATATACAATACAAACAAATATTTTGGACTGAATTTTAAACTAAGCAATAAGAGTGTAGACAGACCGGATTCGTACTGTGCAATATGAACTCGTATTTCGAGTGAGCTATTTTATCCTGGAAGCGACCAAAATTTAATCTGTTCGCACTTTCTAGCAGTTCTACAAAcatcttaaagaaagcgacatagTCCGAATTCTATCCATATctgtttgagaattttttgtGCTTTCCCAGTTGCTGCTCCAATAGTCACCTTATGCATTTGGTTCAAATGTTAAGATTCTCCTCTATATTTTTCAgatgaaattttataaaaattggaAGTTAATTTCTACCATTAAAATGATGCTCTAAGAGTAATGTGCTTTCTTCTTTCATAAAATGGCACAATATTTATTCCAATGTTTTGTCAATATCAAATTCTgaatatttatcaaaattacATGCCCTAATTAAAACTATACCTTATCTTAATCGTATTATTCTACAAATTATGGTGGCAGAAGAACACAAAACTTGTTGTATATATGTCAATCCTaccaaaaattccaccataTATTGTCTTTTATTCTTGCTGTTTTCCCTTTTCTATCTATCGGTTACTTTCCTTATAgtttttaggtttaataagtacCCAACCTTCtaaacttgtaatttttttcacctgaccctttcaatttaggggacaacctctcaacccctcaattctccaaaaacatcacatacaaccccttacaccTTTATGTTCgctcaaaatattgacccgtgagAAAACACGCTTGActattgaccacaccaatgtcacgtatcattttttttattaaatttttccattgagacccctgctcggcgagcaagcccATTTGTGCTCGGCGAATAACTATCAGAGATGGAtttcgatcagaattcttatgtcagaatgaaaatttttaataaaaaagtgacacattacattggtgtggtcaacagccAAACACGTTTTCTACACGAGTCAATATTTTAACCGAACATAGAAATGTAAGAGagtgtatgtgatgtttttggagagttgaggaggttgagaggttgtcccatAAATTAAGAAGGTCAggtgaaaaaagttacaagtttagaagactgggtgcctattaagcctagTTTTTAGACTGGGTGCCTATTAGTTTAGGCTAAACATGCAATGCAATAACTTTTATCACTTTGCTAAATGgtgattctatttttttttttaatttttgtactTGGAAAATTGCGTATTTGTTTTAACTTATATTATAACTCTTATGACTTTGCTAAATGgtgattctattttttttttaatttttgtactTGGAAAATTGCGTATTTGTTTTAACTTATATTATAACTCTAAAGCATTGTTTGGTTTGCGAGATGGAGGGGAATACGAAAAAGTGACcaaacacgaaaaatatgaaaaacaagaaaatgtgaaaaataagaaaaacacgaaaaatgataaaaaacacaaaaacgtgaaaaacacaaataaaatatgaaaacgtgagaaaacgcaaaaaaaaaaaaaaaaaacacgaaaacatgaaaaaacgtgaataacatgaaagagtaagaaaatgtaaaaaaacacgaaaacgcaaaaaagaaaaaaactttcCAATTTTCATAGATTTCCacatttttttatagttttcttttttttttttttgcattttcataGATTTTTTCTACATTTTTTCCTATTATTATGTTTTCATAACTTTCCAAATCTATACATTTCTTTAAGTTTACCGTTTGCACCATTTTCCACTTTTATttcgtttttgtattttttttatttttcatgtttattttttagaataatatatattaaatattataataatttacagtaataattaaaatttaaatatttggtAAGGCAAAAAATCTCTACACACCCATCGAAAAGGCAAGCCTAATTGAGATGAGGCCCCACTTGGCCAAATGGCCAAGGGCAGGGTAATCTTTGAGCCCATTGCCTACCCCTATTAGTAAAATTTCATTCTGAAACTCTCTATGGAACTCTTTTCTAGCTCCACCTATAACGATTTCATCATCAAAGTGTTCACAGTATGAGAAAAACCAAATGAAGACATTAACTAGAAATCTCATAACCCTATTACAATATTGTTAAAATACTAACTGGTCTTTGTAAGTAGCTCCCTTGGTTGCTTGACAATGAGAGTAGGACATTTTGCATAATGAGAACAGTAATCACTTACACTCCCTAAGAAGGCCCTACAACCAATCAAACACACACATAAACAAATTATCAGATAGTGCATATTGTAACACAAGCATAAAAATTTATAACAGGACAATATATTCACATGGACTTTGTCTGTTAGATCATATGTCTGTGTCCGTTAAATTCAAAACATTTTTAAGAGTTATATCTAAAAAAATGTAACATTTAGAATGATTGACCTCTTAATTGTGCCAAGGTCGCGACTGCCAACAACAAGGAGATCAATGGGCCTTTGCTCAGTAGCCTGACAAATCATGTCTTTTGCATCTCCTTCGAGAATCACAGTTTCTGCTTTCACCATCTTGTCATTGCACATGTTTAATGCACGGACGAGCAATGCTGCAGAAGTCTCTTGCCGAGCTTTCCTCACCGATTCCACTACTGAGATTGGGATATAAAAAACTGGATTATTTATACAACaattactaattaataaatcaaattCCATCTACTTTACACTTAAAAACACATATGAAATGAAATTACCAGCTCCACCGGGACCGATGGGGTAAACAGCGGGGTTGAAAGGCTGCTGGACATGAAGCAACGTTATTAAACCACCTTGAATGGTAGGTTCATTAGAAGTAGTAAAAAGGGAATTAATAAGGTTGTCGAGTGTCCATTGAAGAGCATAGAAGCTTCCTTCACTTTCATCTATTGCAACCATCactttcatcttcttccctatTTCTCCTGCTCTACTCTCCATATTTCTCATTTCATAttctatatttaatttaattacttatatatatactGATGTTATATGACTGTTGTGTGGATGCCACGTGGATTGTTAGTTTAGACAGATGGAGTTCATGCAGATTCATAGTTGAATATTGTGtaacattaaataataaatGGATGTAGACATCAGCTTTCTTAGGATCAATATACACCTCTTCATCCCCAGGCTGATTACAagatttagaatatatttaattaaatataaatattagtttaaattCAGGTTTAATACATACCCGTTCCATAATAATAGACCGATTCTCTAAATTTTACAAGTATTTTACCAATTT
The DNA window shown above is from Euphorbia lathyris chromosome 1, ddEupLath1.1, whole genome shotgun sequence and carries:
- the LOC136224194 gene encoding universal stress protein A-like protein yields the protein MESRAGEIGKKMKVMVAIDESEGSFYALQWTLDNLINSLFTTSNEPTIQGGLITLLHVQQPFNPAVYPIGPGGAVVESVRKARQETSAALLVRALNMCNDKMVKAETVILEGDAKDMICQATEQRPIDLLVVGSRDLGTIKRAFLGSVSDYCSHYAKCPTLIVKQPRELLTKTS